ACTTAATTTCTATAATAACCTTTCCATCAACCAGCAAATCTATTCGATAGACCTCTCCAAGTTCTATACCTTTATACAGTACTTTTATGGGCACCTGTCTTTCTACCTTAAAGCCTTTCTGTGTCAATTCATACATCAAAGCCTTCTCATAGACACTCTCTAAGAGCCCTGGTCCCAATAATGAGTGAACTGTGTAAGCACAGGCTAAAAGCCTATGTGTGTATTCATCTGATATTATTTCCATGATTCTTTAAGGTTATAGTTCTACTATCTATAATAGATTACGTTCAAGGATTACAATTCTCCTTATTCTCATTCCTCCTCGTTTTCAAGCTAAAAAAAGTCTTCCAACACCTCTTTGTGCCAAAGGCACCTCTCTACTCCGTGCTCTCCTTGACTCTGTGTGAACCTTATTTGGGAGTAAGAGTTAGCCTCTATAGCACCCTTTCAAATAAAACCCTTTACTCTTTCTCCACGTCAGGAAGGTCCTCTTCTATAACGAGGTTGTCAATAATAAAGTTCTGACGTTCCATCGTGTTCTTACCCATATAATACTCCAAGAGCTTAGCTACCTGGTCATTCTTATGTAAAGTAACCTGTTCTAAACGCATATCTGGACCGATGAAATGGGCAAATTCGTCAGGAGAGATCTCACCAAGACCTTTGAATCGAGTGATTTCTGGGTCTGGACCAAGCTCGTTGATAGCTGCTACACGCTCCTCCTCAGAGTAACAATAACGTGTAATAAAGTCGTTCTTTTTCTCTCCTTTCACACGACGAGCGTCCGCTTCGGCAATTACCTCTTTGTTCTTTATCTTTGTTCGACGGTTACGAACACGGAAAAGCGGTGTCTGAAGGACATATACGTGTCCTTTCTTTATCAGCTCTGGGAAGAACTGAAGGAAGAAAGTTATTATCAACAAACGGATGTGCATACCGTCAACATCGGCATCCGTTGCGACAATTACCTTGTTATATCTAAGCGAATCGAGTCCGTCTTCAATGTCGAGCGCAGCCTGAAGGAGATTGAACTCCTCATTCTCATACACTACCTTCTTCGTCAGACCAAAGCAGTTAAGCGGCTTTCCACGCAATGAGAAGACCGCTTGTGTGTTGACATCACGACTCTTAGTAATACTTCCGCTGGCTGAATCTCCCTCTGTTATAAAGATAGAACTCTCCTCCTTTCGATCGTTCTTCACGTCACAATAGTGTACACGACAGTCACGCAACTTACGGTTATGGAGGTTGGCTTTCTTCGCTCTCTCACGTGCTAACTTCGTTACACCAGCCATTGCCTTACGCTCTCGCTCGGTCTCCTTGATTTTATTCTCAAGTATATCGGTGAAGTCTTCTTTATGAATATGAAGGTAGTTGTCAACGTTTGTCTTGATAAAGTCGCCCACATACTTATTGATAGACTCACCATCAGGCGACATCTGTGTGGAACCTAACTTAATCTTTGTTTGTGACTCAAATACTGGTTCTTCAACGTTTACAGCGATAGCAGCCACCAATCCGTTACGAATGTCACCATACTCATACTTGCCGAAGAACTCTTTTATTGTCTTGGCAATATGCTCCTTGAAGGCTGTCTGGTGTGTACCGCCCTGCGTTGTATGCTGACCATTCACGAAAGAGTAATACTCCTCGCCATATTGATTGGTGTGTGTAAAAGCAATCTCAATATCCTCTCCCTTCATGTGAACAATCGGATACAATGGATCAACAGTCATATTATCAGTCAAAAGGTCCTTCAAACCATGTCGACTAAGTATACGACGACCATTGTACATAATCGTCAATCCGGTGTTTAGATAGGTATAGTTACGGAGCATCTCCTCTACTATATCATCATGGAAGCTATAATTCTTGAAGAGCGTTGCGTCTGGTTCAAAGTAGATATAGGTACCATTCTCGTCCGCAGACTTCTTTGTTTTGTCGCTTTGTAGGTTTCCTTTCTCAAACGATAGTTCACGTACCTTACCATCACGGAAGCTCTTTACCTCAAAATGTGAGCTTAGTGCATTAACGGCTTTCACACCGACACCATTCAAACCAACACTTTTCTTGAACGCTTTAGAGTCGTATTTACCACCCGTATTCAGCACTGACACAGCCTCAACAAGCTTTCCTTGTGGAATACCACGACCATAGTCGCGCACACTAACACGCAGATTATCCTCCACATCAACCTCGATACGGTCGCCAGCATTCATCTTAAACTCGTCAATAGAGTTATCAATGACCTCCTTCAAGAGTACATAAATACCATCTTCTGGCAACTTGCCATCGCCCAAACGACCAATATACATACCCGGACGGGTACGCACGTGCTCCATATCCGATAGGTGTCGGATATTATCGTCGGTGTAAGAAACGGGTGTTGGGGGTTGAGTGTTGGGTGTTGGGGGCTGAAGGTTGGGGGTTGATGATTTATCCATGTGCTGGGTTGTTGGCTGTGAATTATTGGTTATTGAGGGTTAATTATTAGGTGATAAGGGCTTAACTATTTTATTATATTGAGTGTTCATTAATGAGCAATTAGGTGTTAATATAGAAGAAACACGTGAAATTATAGAAAGAACACATGTTAAAGCTGTCCATCAACACCCATCATTCATCACCCATCACCCAATAGCTTTTCTATAGCATCTACGCTTCTTGTGCATAGTTGGGTCTAATGGGCCCCACTGACTCTGTACGCTTTCGTTGGTTTCCATCTCGACATGCGTCTCACCCCACTTGAAGCCGTACTTCACATAACGTGGAATGAGGTCAGCAAAGACAAGGGAATTAGCCCCCTTTGAGCGATACTCTGGTAGGACACCAATAAGGAGAAGGTCTACAACCTCCGTCTTATGGAACTTTATTGCACGTAGTAAATGCCACCATCCGAATGGGAAAAGACGTCCACGGTGGCACTTCTGCAAGGCACGTGTTAGTGATGGGATTGTGATTGCAAGACCAACTAACTGGTTATCCTTATTGCCATCCTCAATAACTGTAATGAGATCGAGGTCGGCAAGTGGGAAGTACATCTTTACATACTGGTCGATCTGGCGATCAGTTAACTCAGAGAAGCCATACAAATTAGCATAAGTCACATTGATTAAGTCAAAGAGTTTCTTGCCATAACCACCCTCGAAGATTTCCTTCTTAGTCAGTTTACGCACATGGAGATTATATCGTTTCTCCACCATCTCTGCAATCTTTGTATATTTCTCTGGAGCTGTCTCTGGGACATCAAGACGATATTCTACATAGTCATTATCCTTTTCCCAGCCACCAAGTTTCTCCATGTGCTTTGGATAATAATCGTAGTTATAGATAGTTGCCATTGTTCCGAGCTGATCAAAGCCCCATGTCAACATACCTTCTGGGTCCATATCTGTGAAACCAAGTGGACCAACAACAGAGGTCATGCCCTTCTCTCTACCGTAGTCTTCAACAGCTTTCAACAGAGCTTTTGATACTTCTATATCGTCAATGAAGTCTATCCAGCCGAAGCGAACATCCTGCTTGTCCCACTTTTCGTTTGCTTTATTATTGATGATAGCAGCTACACGCCCCACCACTTTTCCCTCCTTCAAGGCGAGAAAATACTCAGCTTCGCAGAAGTCAAAAGCAGCATTCTTGTCTTTTGACAACGTATTAAACTCATCACTATAGAGGTTTGGGGCATCATACTGATTACCCTCGTAGA
The Prevotella melaninogenica DNA segment above includes these coding regions:
- a CDS encoding N-acetyltransferase, coding for MSSVQIKRVETKKDLKAFIECHYDLYEGNQYDAPNLYSDEFNTLSKDKNAAFDFCEAEYFLALKEGKVVGRVAAIINNKANEKWDKQDVRFGWIDFIDDIEVSKALLKAVEDYGREKGMTSVVGPLGFTDMDPEGMLTWGFDQLGTMATIYNYDYYPKHMEKLGGWEKDNDYVEYRLDVPETAPEKYTKIAEMVEKRYNLHVRKLTKKEIFEGGYGKKLFDLINVTYANLYGFSELTDRQIDQYVKMYFPLADLDLITVIEDGNKDNQLVGLAITIPSLTRALQKCHRGRLFPFGWWHLLRAIKFHKTEVVDLLLIGVLPEYRSKGANSLVFADLIPRYVKYGFKWGETHVEMETNESVQSQWGPLDPTMHKKRRCYRKAIG
- a CDS encoding GxxExxY protein; amino-acid sequence: MEIISDEYTHRLLACAYTVHSLLGPGLLESVYEKALMYELTQKGFKVERQVPIKVLYKGIELGEVYRIDLLVDGKVIIEIKSVGELSPVHFKQLMTYLKLQNLRYGYLINFDVTMLKDGIHSVLNGY
- a CDS encoding DNA topoisomerase IV subunit B; the protein is MDKSSTPNLQPPTPNTQPPTPVSYTDDNIRHLSDMEHVRTRPGMYIGRLGDGKLPEDGIYVLLKEVIDNSIDEFKMNAGDRIEVDVEDNLRVSVRDYGRGIPQGKLVEAVSVLNTGGKYDSKAFKKSVGLNGVGVKAVNALSSHFEVKSFRDGKVRELSFEKGNLQSDKTKKSADENGTYIYFEPDATLFKNYSFHDDIVEEMLRNYTYLNTGLTIMYNGRRILSRHGLKDLLTDNMTVDPLYPIVHMKGEDIEIAFTHTNQYGEEYYSFVNGQHTTQGGTHQTAFKEHIAKTIKEFFGKYEYGDIRNGLVAAIAVNVEEPVFESQTKIKLGSTQMSPDGESINKYVGDFIKTNVDNYLHIHKEDFTDILENKIKETERERKAMAGVTKLARERAKKANLHNRKLRDCRVHYCDVKNDRKEESSIFITEGDSASGSITKSRDVNTQAVFSLRGKPLNCFGLTKKVVYENEEFNLLQAALDIEDGLDSLRYNKVIVATDADVDGMHIRLLIITFFLQFFPELIKKGHVYVLQTPLFRVRNRRTKIKNKEVIAEADARRVKGEKKNDFITRYCYSEEERVAAINELGPDPEITRFKGLGEISPDEFAHFIGPDMRLEQVTLHKNDQVAKLLEYYMGKNTMERQNFIIDNLVIEEDLPDVEKE